The following coding sequences lie in one Glycine soja cultivar W05 chromosome 16, ASM419377v2, whole genome shotgun sequence genomic window:
- the LOC114390347 gene encoding UBX domain-containing protein 1-like, which produces MAAPKVNEKLLEDLEVMGFPKARATRALHYSGNTSLEDAINWIIDHENDIDIDEMPLVDVDIDIESTESFPITEEMRMKAQSLRVQERKRKEEEEKRLEREREKERIQAGKRLLEAKRIAEENERKRNLALKKAEKEEEKRAREKVLKKLEQDKLNRRYKQGLPLEGQAAVRSSAIEIEQEKKSKSVYNTTAKAEQLRECLRNLKRNHQGEDARVRRAFQTILVYVGNVAKNPKEDKYRKIRLNNPLFQDRVGSLNGGVEFLELCGFERTGDFLYLPDEKVDMALLNSAGLVLNSAMTNPFFGVLSSTHN; this is translated from the exons atggctGCTCCAAAAGTGAACGAAAAGTTGCTTGAAGACCTTGAAGTAATGGGATTTCCAAAGGCACGAGCAACCAGAGCACTTCATTATTCTG GCAATACCAGCTTAGAGGATGCTATAAATTGGATCATTGATCATGAGAATGACATTGATATTGATGAGATGCCATTG GTAGATGTAGACATTGATATAGAGTCCACTGAATCATTCCCTATCACAGAAGAAATGAGAATGAAAGCACAGAGTTTAAG GGTACAAGAGCGCAAAAGGAAAGAGGAGGAAGAGAAAAGATTGGAGAGAGAACGGGAGAag GAGAGGATTCAAGCTGGTAAGAGACTCCTTGAGGCTAAGCGAATTgcggaagaaaatgaaagaaaacg GAATCTAGCATTGAAAAAagcagaaaaagaagaagagaaaagagcTAGAGAAAAAGTTCTCAAGAAACTAGAGCAGGATAAG TTAAATAGAAGGTATAAACAAGGATTGCCTTTAGAAGGCCAAGCAGCTGTGAGATCTTCTGCTATTGAAATAGAACAAGAAAAG AAGTCAAAGTCTGTTTATAATACAACAGCAAAAGCTGAACAGTTAAGAGAATGTCTGAGGAATCTCAAGCGTAACCATCAG GGTGAGGATGCCAGAGTCAGAAGGGCCTTTCAAACAATTTTAGTCTATGTTGGAAATGTTGCcaagaatcccaaggaggacaAGTACAGGAAAATTCGACTGAATAACCCATTATTCCAG GATAGAGTTGGAAGTTTAAATGGAGGTGTAGAGTTTCTTGAGCTGTGTGGTTTTGAGAGAACGGGTGACTTCTTGTATCTTCCTGATGAAAAGGTTGACATGGCACTGTTAAATTCAGCTGGTTTGGTCCTAAATTCTGCAATGACAAATCCTTTCTTTGGAGTTTTAAGTTCTACTCACAATTGA